The genomic window AATCTGAATTTTCAGGGTCTTTAAAGGAGAATATTATGAATAAATATGATGCCATTGTAATTGGTGCAGGAGCAACAGGCCTGCTTGCCGCACTAACACTTTCAAAACACGGAAAGAAAGTACTGGTACTTGAAAAAAATCGCCATGTTGGAGGAAACTGTAACAGTTACGATGTTGATGGTTTCCAGGTCGATACAGGACCCCATGCTATAACCCATCTGGAAGCAGGCCCTCTAAAAAGATTGATGGAAAATTACTTTGACTATCTTCCTATTTTTGAGGATTACGGAAATTATTTTGTCAGAACTGAACGCAATTTTCTAAAAGTACCTTCTAATCTCAAGGAATTTGCTGTATTCGATGCACTGCCCCGCAAAGACAGGTTACTTATTGCACAGACCCTCACCAAAGAATTGACATTTTCTACCTTCGGGGTCGACCTTTCAAAAAAATCTGTATATGATGCACTGCCAAAGACACTATCCACTGATTCATATAATTTTGTTGATGCTATTTCTCATTTCCTTTCCGGCAAGTCAATGAAGGAAACCTCGGTGCACAGAATATTAACAGGGAGCAGTTTTGTCAGGGACAGTATTACACAGGCACAATTTGCCAGTATTGTATCAAAACCTGACAGACCACCGGTTGAGTCTATCCTCCAATCCATCATCCCTGCAAATTACCATAATCAACTACAACTTCGGTTTAACAGTGTATCAAGCCAATTTTCATCCCTTGGAAGACTTGCAACAAACAAGGCAAATTATTCCCAGGGATATCCAAGAAAGGGCCTCAAAGCACTGCTCAATGCAATCCTGTATTCTTTACCTGATTCAGTTGACATAAAGACTGAGAGTGAGGCTAAAAAGATACTTGTTGAAAAAGATCAGGTAACAGGAGTGGAAAGCGATGAAATCTATCTTGCAGACATAGTCATACACACCGGTTTTGTAAAACACTTACCCGAATTAGTGCAAGATTTACCCCGCAAATATATCGAGGATTTGGATGGAATTGTTAATAGTAAGAGCCTGACTGTATGGCTGGGTCTTGATGAGACAAGGAAGGAATTCAATTACAGAGGTTCTGAAATATGGTTTAAGGATAATGCCTATTGGGCAATGCCAATAAGTAACTATGACCCAACCCTTGCCCCGCCAGGGAAACAACTTGTAGGTTTTGCTTTTGCAATAGATGACTCTTCTCCTGAGAAAAAAGAGATGAAAAAAGCCCATGAGACCATATACAAAGCTGTTCCAGACATTCAGGATCATGTGGAAATGCAACATGACCAGGTAACCATTCCTGAAAAAGCTGCGGTTACCATAAATGGCCATTTTGCAGGAATAAGAACGCCCATAAGGAATCTTTATGTGGCGGGTACTGACACCGATAGTCGCAGTATGGGAATCACACGTGCAGCATATTCCATAATTGAAATGCTAAGAGTATTAAATGAAGATTCAAACCTGCATTGAACACGTGTATTATGTTCTTAAAAGTTGGATTCCAGCAACCATTTTGGCATTCAGTATAAAAGATTCACGAATTATTTAAAGCTAAATTATTTAAACCCATCGTAGTATTTAGGATAATCAGAATATCAGCTGTTCATGGAGATTACTTATTATGATCAAGGAAGTTACCGATCAATATAGTGCACAAAAAATCGAGGAAAAAGTCCACAGATTCTGGGAGGATAACCAGGCCTACATGAAAGTAAGAGAACATCGCCGTGGAGAAAAGCGATTTTTCTTTGTGGACGGTCCGCCATACACGACCGGACATATACATCTGGGCACCGCCTGGAACAAAATTATCAAAGACTCCATACTTCGTTACAAATCCATGAATGGGCATGATATTATAGACCGGGCCGGTTGGGACATGCACGGCCTCCCCATAGAAGTAAAGGTTGAGGGTGTTCTGGGTTTTGAATCAAAAAAAGATATTGAAAGTTATGGTGTCGAAAAATTTGTTGATAAATGTAAGGAATTTGCCCTGAAACAAAAGGACGCCATGACAGACCAGTTCCGCACCCTTGGTACATGGTTGGACTGGGAAGATCCTTACATGACCCTTAAGGATGAATACATAGAAGCTGCCTGGTGGACCCTCAAACAGGCTTACGAAAAAGACCTGCTTGAAGTGGGTAAACGGGTCGTGAACTGGTGTCCCCGCTGTGAGACAGCAATTGCAGATTCTGAAGTTGAGTATGAAGATCGTACCGATCCTTCCATTTTCGTCAAATTTGCAGTAAAAGATGAAAACGACACATATATTGTCATATGGACGACCACCCCCTGGACTATCCCGGCAAATATGGGTGTGGCTGTAAATCCTGATTTTGAATATGCAAAGGTAAGGGCCGTGAAAGAGGAAAAGGAAGAAATACTCATAATGGCCTCCGATCTTGTGGAAAGTGTACTTAAAAAAGGACGATACACAGATTATGAAATCCTTGAAACAATGTCAGGTGAAGATGTTGCCGGCATGGAATACAACCATCCACTTGTAGAAAACATACCAGAACAGGCCGAATTCGATCACCGTGTTTACCTTGCCGATTTTGTAATTGCTGAAAATACAGGTTGTGTCCACATTGCACCCGGACATGGAGTTGATGACTTTGATGTAGGAAAAGCAAATGATATTCCTGTTTTTTGCCCTGTTGGTCCAAACGGTCACTATACCAATGAAGCCGGCAAGTATGAAGGTATGAACATCCGGGATGCCAACAAAGTTGTGATGGAAGACCTTGATGCAAAAGGCCTCCTGCCTTTTGAAGAATCCATCTCACACCGCTATGGCCATTGCTGGAGATGTAAGACACCTATCATCTATCTTGCCACAAAACAGTGGTTTATCAAGATTGGTGACCTGAAGGAAGATATGCTTGCAGAAATTAAGAAGGTTGACTGGCATCCTGACTGGGCCGGTTCTGCAAGATTCAGGGACTGGATCGAAGGGGCCAGGGATTGGTGCATATCCAGGCAACGCTACTGGGGAATCCCCCTGCCTGTATGGAGATGTGAGGTATGTGAATCTCTCAAGGTCGTGGGAACCCGCAAGGAACTGCAGGAAATTGCCGATGTTGATCCAAACACCGAACTTCACAGGCCCTATGTGGACGATATCAAATTAACATGTGACTGCGGCGGCCGTATGTCAAGGATAGAGGATGTTTTTGATGTATGGTTTGACTCCGCGGTGGCATCCTGGGCCACACTGAACTATCCTCACCGGGAAGACCAGTTCAAAGAATGGTGGCCTGCAGATTTCATAACTGAAGGACATGACCAGACCAGAGGGTGGTTCTATTCCCAGCTCGGTGCCAGCATGGTGGCCTTTGGACAAGCTCCTTACAAGAGTGTGCTGATGCACGGTTTTACACTGGATAGCACA from Methanohalophilus halophilus includes these protein-coding regions:
- the ileS gene encoding isoleucine--tRNA ligase; amino-acid sequence: MIKEVTDQYSAQKIEEKVHRFWEDNQAYMKVREHRRGEKRFFFVDGPPYTTGHIHLGTAWNKIIKDSILRYKSMNGHDIIDRAGWDMHGLPIEVKVEGVLGFESKKDIESYGVEKFVDKCKEFALKQKDAMTDQFRTLGTWLDWEDPYMTLKDEYIEAAWWTLKQAYEKDLLEVGKRVVNWCPRCETAIADSEVEYEDRTDPSIFVKFAVKDENDTYIVIWTTTPWTIPANMGVAVNPDFEYAKVRAVKEEKEEILIMASDLVESVLKKGRYTDYEILETMSGEDVAGMEYNHPLVENIPEQAEFDHRVYLADFVIAENTGCVHIAPGHGVDDFDVGKANDIPVFCPVGPNGHYTNEAGKYEGMNIRDANKVVMEDLDAKGLLPFEESISHRYGHCWRCKTPIIYLATKQWFIKIGDLKEDMLAEIKKVDWHPDWAGSARFRDWIEGARDWCISRQRYWGIPLPVWRCEVCESLKVVGTRKELQEIADVDPNTELHRPYVDDIKLTCDCGGRMSRIEDVFDVWFDSAVASWATLNYPHREDQFKEWWPADFITEGHDQTRGWFYSQLGASMVAFGQAPYKSVLMHGFTLDSTGKKMSKSLGNVVQPHEVIEKYGADSLRCYVLSSSAPWDDLKFNQDELATIHRTINILWNVYRFPLPYMALDEFDPQEISFEAVEPYLRKEDRWILSRMQSVIEEMDRSMEQYLLHRAIRTINEFVLEDLSRWYIQLIRPRTWNEADDPDKLAVYRVLYDVFVTLCKVIAPFMPHLAEEMYANIVKNVDPDASLTVHMCNWPTVDESLKDTDLEEKMTAVRAMVEAASNARQKVKRKLRWPVSRIVIEPENRQVYDAVMDLRFVLMDQTNAKDIDLVEVNHSWDELGVEASPNHSAIGPVFKQDAGKVIQYIQKADANELKKGLANGEMDISLDGESATLTPEMVKFEDKVPSMVAVADFSGGRIYVDANLTRDIESEGFAREVIRRIQDMRKELDLEVDENILAHIRIDDERIVDLVLDRENYIAKEVRSQVQVIGFDVDATGTLVKDWNVEGIDVHIGISPANRGI
- a CDS encoding phytoene desaturase family protein, translating into MNKYDAIVIGAGATGLLAALTLSKHGKKVLVLEKNRHVGGNCNSYDVDGFQVDTGPHAITHLEAGPLKRLMENYFDYLPIFEDYGNYFVRTERNFLKVPSNLKEFAVFDALPRKDRLLIAQTLTKELTFSTFGVDLSKKSVYDALPKTLSTDSYNFVDAISHFLSGKSMKETSVHRILTGSSFVRDSITQAQFASIVSKPDRPPVESILQSIIPANYHNQLQLRFNSVSSQFSSLGRLATNKANYSQGYPRKGLKALLNAILYSLPDSVDIKTESEAKKILVEKDQVTGVESDEIYLADIVIHTGFVKHLPELVQDLPRKYIEDLDGIVNSKSLTVWLGLDETRKEFNYRGSEIWFKDNAYWAMPISNYDPTLAPPGKQLVGFAFAIDDSSPEKKEMKKAHETIYKAVPDIQDHVEMQHDQVTIPEKAAVTINGHFAGIRTPIRNLYVAGTDTDSRSMGITRAAYSIIEMLRVLNEDSNLH